Part of the Saccharomyces paradoxus chromosome XI, complete sequence genome, ATTCTTTCGAAGATGCTCACACTCCAATGTTGCAAATGTACTCCAAGATCAGAAGACATCCAAACATTATGTTGATATTCGGTTCTGGTTTCGGTTCTGCTGATGATACTTACCCATACTTAACTGGTGAATGGTCCACAAAATTCGATTATCCACCAATGCCATTCGATGGTTTCCTATTTGGTTCTAGAGTCATGATTGCGAAGGAAGTTAAAACTTCCCCTGATGCCAAGAAGTGTATTGCCGCCTGTACCGGTGTCCCTGATGATAAATGGGAACAAACGTACAAAAAGCCAACCGGTGGTATTGTGACTGTTCGCTCTGAAATGGGTGAACCAATTCATAAAATTGCTACACGTGGTGTTATGCTTTGGAAGGAATTTGACGAGACCATTTTCAACTTACCAAAAACTAAATTGGTGCCAACTTTGGAAGCAAAGAGAGATTACATTATTTCAAGATTGAATGCTGATTTCCAAAAGCCATGGTTTGCTACAGTCAACGGTCAAGCTCGTGACCTGGCCACTATGACATATGAAGAAGTTGCAAAGAGATTGGTAGAATTGATGTTTATCAGATCTACCAACTCTTGGTTTGACGTTACTTGGAGAACCTTCACTGGTGATTTCCTACGTCGTGTCGAAGAACGTTTCACTAAGAGTAAGACGCTATCTTTAATCCAATCCTACTCCCTACTGGACAAGCCTGATGAAgctattgaaaaagttttcaatGCTTATCCTGCTGCTAAGGAACAGTTCTTGAATGCACAAGATATTGATCACTTTTTGAGCATGTGTCAAAATCCAATGCAAAAGCCTGTGCCATTTGTCCCAGTTTTAGATCGTAGATTCgagattttcttcaaaaaggaTTCCTTGTGGCAATCTGAACACTTGGAAGCCGTCGTTGATCAGGACGTTCAAAGAACGTGTATCTTGCATGGTCCTGTTGCAGCCCAATTCACTAAGGTCATCGATGAACCAATTAAAAGCATTATGGATGGTATTCATGATGGTCACATCAAGAAGTTGTTGCATCAATATTACGGTGACGATGAAACGAAGATTCCAGCTGTTGAGTACTTCGGTGGTGAAAGCCCCGTGGACGTACAAAGCCAAGTTGATTCTTCCTCTGTATCCGAAGACTCAGCTATTTTCAAGGCAACCTCTTCCACCGATGAGGAAAGCTGGTTCAAGGCTTTGGCCGGATCCGAAATTAACTGGAGACACGCAAGTTTCTTATGTTCCTTCATCACTCAAGATAAAATGTTTGTTTCTAACCCAATtagaaaagtttttaaGCCAAGCCAAGGTATGGTTGTTGAAATTTCTAACGGCAAtacttcttcaaagacaGTTGTCACTCTTTCAGAACCTGTTCAAGGTGAATTGAAACCAACTGTTGTATTAAAGTTGTTGAAGGATAGCATGATCCAAATGGAAATGATTGAAAACAGGACAATGGATGGTGAGCCTGTCAGCTTGCCACTGTTGTACAATTTCAACCCAGATAATGGTTTTGCTCCAATCTCTGAAGTTATGGAAGACAGAAACCAAAGAATTAAGGAAATGTACTGGAAATTATGGATTGATGAGCCTTTCAATTTGGACTTCGACCCAAGAGATGTCATTAAGGGCAAAGATTTCGAGATTACTGCCAAGGAAGTTTATGACTTTACACATGCTGTTGGCAACAATTGTGAAGATTTTGTTTCTAGACCTGATAGAACGGTGTTGGCCCCAATGGACTTTGCTATTGTTGTTGGATGGAGAGCCATCATTAAGGCCATTTTCCCTAACACAGTCGATGGTGACTTATTGAAGTTAGTTCATTTGTCTAACGGTTACAAGATGATTCCTGGCGCTAAACCATTGCAAGTTGGTGATGTTGTTTCAACTACAGCCGTTATTGAATCTGTCGTCAACCAACCTACAGGAAAGATTGTCGATGTTGTGGGCACTTTATCCAGAAACGGTAAGCCAGTCATGGAAGTTACCTCCTCATTCTTCTACAGAGGCAACTATACTGACTTTGAAAACACTTTCCAAAAAACTGTTGAACCTGTTTATCAAATGCATATCAAAACTTCTAAAGATATAGCCGTCTTGCGCTCCAAGGAATGGTTCCAATTGGACGATGAAGATTTCGAACTGTTAAACAAAACTTTGACTTTTGAAACTGAAACTGAAGTTACTTTCAAGAATGCTAACATATTCTCTTCAGTAAAGTGTTTCGGTCCAATCAAAGTGGAATTGCCTACCAAAGAAACCGTGGAAATCGGTATTGTTGATTATGAAGCTGGTGCTTCTCATGGTAACCCAGTGGTTGACTTCTTGAAGAGAAACGGTTCTACTTTGGAACAAAAGGTTAATCTAGAGAATCCAATTCCAATTGCAGTTCTTGATTCATACACTCCAAGTACCAATGAACCTTACGCTAGAGTTTCTGGTGATTTGAACCCAATTCATGTTTCACGTCATTTTGCTTCTTACGCAAACTTGCCAGGCACTATCACGCATGGTATGTTTTCTTCTGCCTCCGTCCGTGCTTTGATTGAAAACTGGGCTGCTGACAGTGTTTCCTCCAGGGTACGCGGTTATACTTGTCAATTTGTTGATATGGTTTTGCCTAACACTGCTTTGAAAACATCTATTCAACATGTTGGTATGATCAACGGTAGAAAATTGATAAAGTTCGAAACTAGAAATGAAGGAGACGTTGTTGTTCTGACTGGTGAAGCCGAAATCGAACAACCTGTTACTACATTTGTTTTCACTGGTCAAGGTTCACAAGAACAAGGTATGGGTATGGACTTATACAAAACTTCTAAGGCTGCTCAAGATGTTTGGAACAGAGCTGACAACCACTTCAAGAACACTTACGGTTTCTCTATCCTAGACATTGTCATTAACAACCCAGTTAACTTGACCATTCACTTCGGTGGTGAAAAGGGTAAGAAGATTAGAGAAAACTATTCTGCTatgatttttgaaactatCGTGGATGGAAAATTGAAgactgaaaaaatctttaaagaaattaatgAACACAGTACTTCTTACACATTCAGATCCGAAAAAGGTTTGCTGTCTGCTACTCAATTCACACAACCAGCGTTGACTTTAATGGAAAAAGCTGCCTTCGAAGACTTGAAATCTAAAGGTTTGATTCCAGCTGACGCCACTTTTGCTGGTCACTCTTTAGGTGAATATGCTGCTTTAGCCTCTTTGGCTGATGTCATGTCTATCGAATCTTTAGTTGAAGTTGTGTTCTACAGAGGTATGACTATGCAAGTTGCCGTTCCAAGGGACGAGTTGGGTAGATCCAACTATGGTATGATTGCCATTAACCCAGGTAGAGTCGCTACATCATTTTCTCAAGAAGCCTTGCAATATGTTGTTGAGAGAGTGGGTAAGAGAACAGGTTGGTTGGTTGAAATCGTCAACTACAATGTTGAAAATCAACAATATGTTGCAGCTGGTGATCTAAGAGCTTTAGACACCGTTACTAATGTTCTGAACTTCATCAAATTACAAAAGattgatattattgaaCTGCAGAAGTCCTTgtctttggaagaagttgaaggCCATTTGTTTGAGATCATTGACGAAGCTTCCAAGAAATCTGCCGCTAAGCCTCGCCCAGTTAAATTGGAGAGAGGGTTTGCTTGTATCCCATTACTTGGTATTTCTGTTCCTTTCCATTCTACTTACTTGATGAATGGTGTCAAACCATTCAAGAGtttcttgaagaagaacatcataaaagaaaatgtgaAGGTTGCTAGACTGGCCGGAAAGTATATTCCAAACTTAACTGCAAAACCATTCCAAGTCACTAAGGAATACTTCCAGGACGTTTATGATTTGACTGGCTCTGAACCTATCAAGGAGATCATTGACAATTGGGAAAAATATGAACAATCCTGATCTCTTAATTGATTGTATAACCgtaataaatatttaacTCGAAATTCCTGTATACTAATGTTTAATATAGCTGGCTTATGATTTTACTTTCACATGTTATAAATAGATGAATCGCTCAGATAATTTGACAATATGTTAGGATTAACAGATAAtttatgaatttttttttttccgccGCAAGCGCTCGCTAGGGCGGGGCAgatatttgaagaaaaaattttctgttCCATTGGCTATGTTTAAAAATCAACGATACTTGAATATAATCGATGACCTTGATGATTAGCAAAGTTCtgctttaaagaaattagCTCTAAAAACAGCTCCATTATTAGTGTAAACGGCTACTTCAACTCTTTGCTCGAAGTTGAATCAAAGTGTCTATTCGCACGTCTCTGAAATAATCGAACCTTCACGATTTAGCTACAATCCCATATCTGCAGATTCTACCGTCTAATAACCTTATTCTaaagagaaataaaaatgcGTAAgtgtaaaatttttgttggtAACTCTCACCCAGAGTTAGGTAATATGGTCTGCCAAAGATTGGGTATCGAACCAGCTCCATGtacattaaaaaaatttgcaaatGGCGAAACATCAGTTCAAATTGGTGTATCTGTTCGTGACGAGGATGTTTATGTCATCCAGTCTGGTTCTCCATCCATCAATGATGACATCATGGAACTGTTGATTTTAGTCTCTGCCTGCAGGGGCGGATCTGCAAGGAAAATTACAGCAGTCATTCCTCAATTTCCCTACTCTAAACAGTGTAAAATGAAGAAGCATAGAGGTGCTATTACTGCAAGGATGTTGGCCAATCTATTGGTGATGGCTGGTGCTGATCATGTTGTATCCATGGACCTTCATGCTTCTCAGATGCAGGGTTTTTTTACCAAACCAGTTGATAACCTATATGGGGGCCCAAGTTTAGCGAAATGGATTAGagaaaatgttgaagaCTATGAAGATGCAGTAGTTGTTTCTAAGAATCCAGGTGGTACTAAAAGAGTTACAGCCCTTGCAGATTCTTTGAAGATCAACTTTGCTATGATCCATACCGATCGTCGTCGTTCTAAGGATCTGTATTCTCAAAACAAGGATTTGCAACAATTAAAGTTGAGAAAGCAATCAATGCTGAGGAAAAATAGACCGATCGTTAGACAAGGTGATCATCCAAACGAGGAGGAAAACATTATTTTAAGTAACGGTATTCAAACTGCTAGAATCCGTAACGGTCACGTTATTGGTGACGATGAGGCAGACGATGACGAAGACGCCATCTTGGAATCTGACAGTGAATTACACTCTATCGATGGCTTAGACTCGCATGGTTTAGGCGGTACATACGATGCTGTCGATTctgaggatgaagaagaaattccaGTTCTCTATAGAGAACAACTAATTACATTGGTCGGTAACGTTCGTGGTCGTTCTGCCATCATTTTAGATGATATGATTGATAGACCTGGTTCATTTATTAGTGCTGCCGAACATTTGGTGCAAAACTGTGGTGCCAAGAAGGTTTATGTTGTGGCTACTCACGGTATATTCACGGGAGACTGTTTGGAAGAACTTGAAAAGTCAGATGCTATTGACACAATCGTAGTCACGAACACATATCCTATTTCTGGCGAACGCTTAGCTGGGTCCAAGAAATTGGTCACTATCGATGTTTCTCCAATTTTCGCAGAATGCATCCGTCGTGATCATTACGGTGAGAGTATTTCCGTTTTATTTGACTCTTTAGCAGCCCTGTAAACAGAAAAGAGTTTAagtaatattttatttcttaaaTATGACATAGACTATCAAACACTTTGTATATTTGTCAGATTTCAGCAAATCTGCAAAAGTATAAATTATAGGAATTTGGGTGAATTGAACTgtttaccattttttaCATATCATAAAAGGACAAAATCCtcatgaaatttttgatagtATTATAATGGGTTGAATATTTCCCTTTATTATTGCTCTGCAATCataaattatataaatCTATGCGACGCTTTAAGTTTCAGTGgcatttcattttattgGAACTTCAGACTGTTTATCATCCAGACATTCAGACATCCGTACATGTTTTACTTGGCTCTCTTTAGAAAATACTTTGGAATAAGATTCTGATGGAGCATATTCCGCGAAAAAAGAGACCAGTTCGGGAAGGGTGGTCCTGCCTAAAGAAAAATCGCTCCGGCGTGTCTACGggattttcttcattcgCCAGCCGGGAGAGCGAAGGGTTCTGGCCTAGTCCCATGGGCGCAGACGGGGATGATCCCGATTTGCTTTCTCACTACATTGGAAATTTCTAACATTAGAGCTTTAACGGCTAGCATAAAACAATTATTAACGTTTTTACTGCTAGATTTTGAAGAGCAAACAAAGAGTCCTCAAGAACTACTAATAGATTAAAATGGCTAGATACGGTGCTACTTCCACTAACCCTGCTAAATCCGCTTCTGCTCGTGGTTCCTACTTGCGTGTTTCTTTCAAGAACACCAGAGAAACTGCTCAAGCTATTAACGGTTGGGAATTGACCAAGGCTCAAAAATACTTGGACCAAGTTTTGGACCATCAAAGAGCTATTCCTTTCAGAAGATTTAACTCTTCCATCGGTAGAACCGCTCAAGGTAAGGAATTCGGTGTCACCAAGGCTAGATGGCCAGCTAAGTCTGTTAAGTTTGTTCAAGGTTTGTTGCAAAACGCTGCTGCCAATGCTGAAGTATGTCAAGGAATATTATACGTTTAGTATTAGATGAAACAAGGATGAATTGGGAAATAGAATATACgaaaaaatccattttGACAAGAGGAATCGAATCGACAGATCCatttattgaaagaatCAAATAACCTAGGTTATGATTAATTGTTAAACTGAGAAAGCAACGAAGAGTTACCATTACGTATTTATGATTTTTGTCCAAAAACGATATAAGGCATGATGTATCTTCCCTctattttcatcttttacGATTACTTATGGgattgaattttttttactaacagtacaaattttttttattacagGCTAAAGGTTTGGATGCTACCAAATTGTACGTTTCTCATATCCAAGTTAACCAAGCTCcaaagcaaagaagaagaacttaCAGAGCTCACGGTAGAATCAACAAGTACGAATCTTCTCCATCTCACATTGAATTAGTTGTCactgaaaaggaagaagctGTCGCTAAGGCTGCTGAAAAGAAGGTCGTCAGATTGACTTCTAGACAAAGAGGTAGAATCGCCGCCCAAAAGCGTATTACTGCTTAaatagaagatgaaaaataatgataatataattCTCTGTTAATTTTAATCTTTTATCTATGTAATTTTATCTCCCCGTCATATCACATAACTCTAAATTaagttttttattaaatattattatattatatcGGATAGCTCTGTGTTCAAAATTACTGAACTTGCTTTTTAAATGAGCAAAGATATGAAGAAAGCTCATCAAACTTAAAAGTTCGTGTAGATGAGATAATTAAAAATGCTACTGTTTATATCAATATATTAGTCGTTATTTGAAGCCTCTCCAGTACGGGGTTTGTATGTTCCTCGTGCCGCGCTGTTGGCATTTAGTGCATAAAGGCATCTATCAATTTATGCCATGAACAGAACCAGCGCCTGCTGCGAAGTTTTCAGCTCCCCCCAGTACTCCGTTGGTATTTGCAGAAGACTTTGCCGATTGTACTATACCCACTTCGGGTGTCATGTAGCCACTAATATTTATCACATACATGCTCATCATGAATACGAGTCCGTGTAAACCGATACAATAAAATAGGAATACCATCCTTGTCATTTTGTTTTGCAAGATGACTTTCGCAAAACTGgagaataatttttctaaagctgataattttttgtttttgtaaTGTTTTAATTCATTCTGTCTAAAATTTGCCATAGGGTGTAACGATTCATCGTACACCCTTGAGTATTGAGATTCCACGTCAATACCTTCTGGATTTTGATTGGTAGAGGTATTGCTATTATTATAGGCTTTCAAATACCTTATCTGTTCGTAAAGCTTCGTATTATCACCTTTCAGCTTGGAAACTTCTAGTTTGAGCTTGCCCTTTTCTGAGTTTCCTTGTCTTAGTTGCTTTTCCAAATCCATATTTCTGGAACGAAATCTGTCCCTCTGTTTAGTAACTATTGGTAAAATAGTTGATTGGTTCCCAGTAAGTTCACCATCTTCTGGAATACCAATAATAGAGCTCGTTGGTGAAATTTTATGGGATGTACGATTGTTCATTTGTCTTGTTACACCAGACATCATACTTGCGGCGTCGTTGAAGTGAGGACCGACGTTCTCTACTTTTTCCAGATCCGtctctaatttttcatttgcttCTTCAAGAATAGTTATCTGCTGCTTCAATTGATCTAcggattttttcaattcggtacgttcttcttcttgagcTGTACTTTTCGAGCGGTATTCCGCCAGAGTAGCCTGAAGTTTCTTGTTTGCAGATAATAAAGAGCTTTCGATAGTATTatcattcttttcttcagatCCAGTGTCATTATCAGAATCATCTTCGTTTACCccaaattcaatttttttcaaagcgGAAAGCTCTTCCTTTATCTTGTTATAGTCAGAATAATTATTTAGTTTTCTTCTGACAGTTTCGAGCTCTGATTTGTAGGATTCCGATTCTGCCATAATGCTATTCAGTTGCTCTTTTAATTCATTTATAGCATGAGATGTTGATTTCCGTTCCTGCTCGTAAGATGCACTCAACAATGCATTTTCGCTTTCTAGCTGGTTGAGTTTAAGTTCCTTTGCATGTAGCtcggtttctttttcagccTCACTAGTTGCCTTTGCAAGAGCCCCACTTAATTCCTCATTCCTTTTCTCTAACTGATATATTCTAGCCTGCGTAGTTTCCAACTCCTGGGTTACTAAATTATATTCAGCAATCCTTGTAGATACTTCTTTCTGATTGTTTTCTGGATAACCATCCTTGTTTCCATTACCTTCTATATCGATATTTTTAGATATTTTGGACTCTAGTGCCTTGTTTTGCTCTTGTACATTTGTTAATTGTTTCAGCAAATCTGCCTCTCTCTCTTTCCAATTTCTACCCTTTTCCTCCCAGGTAGAATTGATTTCTTGAGTTTTCGCAGTCAGTCTTTTTGCCAACGTTTTCGCAGAGCTTTGCTCCAGATCTAGTAGCCTTGATTTCAAAGTCTCGTAATCGGCATATTTGGCTAATTTATCTTCTAGatagtttattttttccttgagCTCCTTTGAATCATCAACTTTGcccaatttttccaatgaACTCTGTAATAGGGGTTGCGGATCAGGAGCCTCTGAGAGCTTTTCATAAACATCAAATAGAACCTTTTCAGAGAATTTTGATCTCTGTGTCAAGTTATCAATTTCATGTTGGTATTGCttaattattttattcacactgtttaatttttcctCAGGTTCAAGtttcttaaattttttagTCTCAGTGGCCAACGACTTTCTTGAGTTCAACGACAGGGTTTCTTTGTCCTTAATCTCAATGACATCAGCATCtaattctttttgaagattcGTTAAATCTGCCTTAGCCCAGATATCCAAGGCATGAGAATATATCGATGTATCCATTGCCCAATTACTTTTGACGAGCTAATATAAAAGAGAGCAAGAAAGTAAAGCAATTATATACGCTTTGCTATACTGTGTCCGCTTAAAACTCTAAAACCCATTATTTTGGCATTTTTATGAGCCCCAGAATAATATCATGTTTTACGTAACATTCTTTATGACAGTAATGGTTTTGTTGAATGACACAATCAGCAACTGCAGTTTTGCCAGTGGAGAATAAAGATAGAGGGAACTCTAATTGTAAGCAACGAAATATTCTTTGATTATAAGCGAGAATCAGAAATCTTTTCATGTTTTCTTGCGCTGgcttttaaaaaaatcttcaaaaatggCCTATTAAGTGGACGAACCAATATTCTCTTGTGTATTAGTGACTTTTGCGGTGGCTGTTTTTTTAGAACAAAAGTttagttttgttttcaacTTGATGACCTTTTTTGTGCACAAATTatatcaatttcttttttttatatatagtaCAGATGttgctttttttgtaagaaaaattgaagttaaagcaataagaaaatagtaaatattaaaaaatgttcACATAGAGTTCGAAGTATCACTACTAAGTTGCATCATATTAGTTAGTGAGGTCATCACTGCATTGCATTGCAACCCCAATTTAGATCTCATTCACAGGAAGAGGAAACATACTGCAATACTTTCGTATTAAGGGCCTGCAGTACTTTCTGAACTATGCTCATTTGAACTTGAatcctcttctttgaaAGCTGGAGAGTAGCAAAGGCTTTCCCCCTCAAGATTCGAGGTGGCAGAATTGTGAAGCTTTTCTGAATAATCTAGAGTAACCTTTGAGAATCCTCCAAGTGATATTTCGTCGTCAAAACTCTGTCCTTGTGTGAGGTAAGGGATATGTCTGCTCTCTTTCAGCTCTATGTCATCAAGAATATCATCTGTTTCTTTACTAgcaaacaaattttttctgcttttattttgagaTCTTCCAAGATCATCAGGAATTCTATAATCGACGTAGAAATGTGCTTGTGATATTGGTGTGCCTGCACAGGGGGAATAGTTTTCCGTATACGTGGAGATATAGTTTTCAGAATCGGTAGAGAATGGATTGTGGAATTCTTTGCCTGGGGAAAGCTTGGTGAGCAATTTACCAACTCGTTTTTCCTTATTCTTATCAACAAAAGTTTTCCACAGGTCTAGCACAAAGCCTAGTTTAATCGAACGCAGGAA contains:
- the FAS1 gene encoding tetrafunctional fatty acid synthase subunit FAS1 (Beta subunit of fatty acid synthetase~similar to YKL182W); translated protein: MDAYSTRPLTLSHGSLEHVLLVPTASFFVASQLQEQFNKILPEPTEGFAADDEPTTPAELVGKFLGYVSSLVEPSKVGQFDQVLNLCLTEFENCYLEGNDIHALAAKLLQENDTTLVKTKELIKNYITARIMAKRPFDKKSNSALFKAVGEGNAQLVAIFGGQGNTDDYFEELRDLYQTYHVLVGDLIKFSAETLSELIRTTLDAEKVFTQGLNILEWLENPSNTPDKDYLLSIPISCPLIGVIQLAHYVVTAKLLGFTPGELRSYLKGATGHSQGLVTAVAIAETESWESFFVSVRKAITVLFFIGVRCYEAYPNTSLPPSILEDSLENNEGVPSPMLSISNLTQEQVQDYVNKTNSHLPAGKQVEISLVNGAKNLVVSGPPQSLYGLNLTLRKAKAPSGLDQSRIPFSERKLKFSNRFLPVASPFHSHLLVPASDLINKDLVKNNVSFNAKDIQIPVYDTFDGSDLRVLSGSISERIVDCIIRLPVKWETTTQFKATHILDFGPGGASGLGVLTHRNKDGTGVRVIVAGTLDINPEDDYGFKQEIFDVTSNGLKKNPNWLEEYHPKLIKNKSGKVFVETKFSKLIGRPPLLVPGMTPCTVSPDFVAATTNAGYTIELAGGGYFSAAGMTAAIDSVVSQIEKGSTFGINLIYVNPFMLQWGIPLIKELRGKGYPIQFLTIGAGVPSLEVASEYIETLGLKYLGLKPGSIDAISQVINIAKAHPNFPIALQWTGGRGGGHHSFEDAHTPMLQMYSKIRRHPNIMLIFGSGFGSADDTYPYLTGEWSTKFDYPPMPFDGFLFGSRVMIAKEVKTSPDAKKCIAACTGVPDDKWEQTYKKPTGGIVTVRSEMGEPIHKIATRGVMLWKEFDETIFNLPKTKLVPTLEAKRDYIISRLNADFQKPWFATVNGQARDLATMTYEEVAKRLVELMFIRSTNSWFDVTWRTFTGDFLRRVEERFTKSKTLSLIQSYSLLDKPDEAIEKVFNAYPAAKEQFLNAQDIDHFLSMCQNPMQKPVPFVPVLDRRFEIFFKKDSLWQSEHLEAVVDQDVQRTCILHGPVAAQFTKVIDEPIKSIMDGIHDGHIKKLLHQYYGDDETKIPAVEYFGGESPVDVQSQVDSSSVSEDSAIFKATSSTDEESWFKALAGSEINWRHASFLCSFITQDKMFVSNPIRKVFKPSQGMVVEISNGNTSSKTVVTLSEPVQGELKPTVVLKLLKDSMIQMEMIENRTMDGEPVSLPLLYNFNPDNGFAPISEVMEDRNQRIKEMYWKLWIDEPFNLDFDPRDVIKGKDFEITAKEVYDFTHAVGNNCEDFVSRPDRTVLAPMDFAIVVGWRAIIKAIFPNTVDGDLLKLVHLSNGYKMIPGAKPLQVGDVVSTTAVIESVVNQPTGKIVDVVGTLSRNGKPVMEVTSSFFYRGNYTDFENTFQKTVEPVYQMHIKTSKDIAVLRSKEWFQLDDEDFELLNKTLTFETETEVTFKNANIFSSVKCFGPIKVELPTKETVEIGIVDYEAGASHGNPVVDFLKRNGSTLEQKVNLENPIPIAVLDSYTPSTNEPYARVSGDLNPIHVSRHFASYANLPGTITHGMFSSASVRALIENWAADSVSSRVRGYTCQFVDMVLPNTALKTSIQHVGMINGRKLIKFETRNEGDVVVLTGEAEIEQPVTTFVFTGQGSQEQGMGMDLYKTSKAAQDVWNRADNHFKNTYGFSILDIVINNPVNLTIHFGGEKGKKIRENYSAMIFETIVDGKLKTEKIFKEINEHSTSYTFRSEKGLLSATQFTQPALTLMEKAAFEDLKSKGLIPADATFAGHSLGEYAALASLADVMSIESLVEVVFYRGMTMQVAVPRDELGRSNYGMIAINPGRVATSFSQEALQYVVERVGKRTGWLVEIVNYNVENQQYVAAGDLRALDTVTNVLNFIKLQKIDIIELQKSLSLEEVEGHLFEIIDEASKKSAAKPRPVKLERGFACIPLLGISVPFHSTYLMNGVKPFKSFLKKNIIKENVKVARLAGKYIPNLTAKPFQVTKEYFQDVYDLTGSEPIKEIIDNWEKYEQS
- the PRS1 gene encoding ribose phosphate diphosphokinase subunit PRS1 (5-phospho-ribosyl-1(alpha)-pyrophosphate synthetase~similar to YKL181W), which translates into the protein MRKCKIFVGNSHPELGNMVCQRLGIEPAPCTLKKFANGETSVQIGVSVRDEDVYVIQSGSPSINDDIMELLILVSACRGGSARKITAVIPQFPYSKQCKMKKHRGAITARMLANLLVMAGADHVVSMDLHASQMQGFFTKPVDNLYGGPSLAKWIRENVEDYEDAVVVSKNPGGTKRVTALADSLKINFAMIHTDRRRSKDLYSQNKDLQQLKLRKQSMLRKNRPIVRQGDHPNEEENIILSNGIQTARIRNGHVIGDDEADDDEDAILESDSELHSIDGLDSHGLGGTYDAVDSEDEEEIPVLYREQLITLVGNVRGRSAIILDDMIDRPGSFISAAEHLVQNCGAKKVYVVATHGIFTGDCLEELEKSDAIDTIVVTNTYPISGERLAGSKKLVTIDVSPIFAECIRRDHYGESISVLFDSLAAL
- the COY1 gene encoding CCAAT displacement transcription factor COY1 (Golgi membrane protein with similarity to mammalian CASP~similar to YKL179C) codes for the protein MDTSIYSHALDIWAKADLTNLQKELDADVIEIKDKETLSLNSRKSLATETKKFKKLEPEEKLNSVNKIIKQYQHEIDNLTQRSKFSEKVLFDVYEKLSEAPDPQPLLQSSLEKLGKVDDSKELKEKINYLEDKLAKYADYETLKSRLLDLEQSSAKTLAKRLTAKTQEINSTWEEKGRNWKEREADLLKQLTNVQEQNKALESKISKNIDIEGNGNKDGYPENNQKEVSTRIAEYNLVTQELETTQARIYQLEKRNEELSGALAKATSEAEKETELHAKELKLNQLESENALLSASYEQERKSTSHAINELKEQLNSIMAESESYKSELETVRRKLNNYSDYNKIKEELSALKKIEFGVNEDDSDNDTGSEEKNDNTIESSLLSANKKLQATLAEYRSKSTAQEEERTELKKSVDQLKQQITILEEANEKLETDLEKVENVGPHFNDAASMMSGVTRQMNNRTSHKISPTSSIIGIPEDGELTGNQSTILPIVTKQRDRFRSRNMDLEKQLRQGNSEKGKLKLEVSKLKGDNTKLYEQIRYLKAYNNSNTSTNQNPEGIDVESQYSRVYDESLHPMANFRQNELKHYKNKKLSALEKLFSSFAKVILQNKMTRMVFLFYCIGLHGLVFMMSMYVINISGYMTPEVGIVQSAKSSANTNGVLGGAENFAAGAGSVHGIN
- the RPL17A gene encoding 60S ribosomal protein uL22 (Ribosomal 60S subunit protein L17A~similar to YKL180W) encodes the protein MARYGATSTNPAKSASARGSYLRVSFKNTRETAQAINGWELTKAQKYLDQVLDHQRAIPFRRFNSSIGRTAQGKEFGVTKARWPAKSVKFVQGLLQNAAANAEAKGLDATKLYVSHIQVNQAPKQRRRTYRAHGRINKYESSPSHIELVVTEKEEAVAKAAEKKVVRLTSRQRGRIAAQKRITA